The Arachis duranensis cultivar V14167 chromosome 2, aradu.V14167.gnm2.J7QH, whole genome shotgun sequence genome has a window encoding:
- the LOC110277731 gene encoding putative disease resistance protein At3g14460 isoform X2 has translation MAGVVVGGAFLSGFINVVLDRLISADAVNLVVGKKLSSDLVERLRNALTDTGALVDDAELKQLDNHDVKEWLNSLRDALYTADDLLDRICTKAATQKGVRSFLPSFLNSEDRKMVNEIERVVRRIEDLENRKGKLGLEKISTASFSWKTPSTSLVKGNVSGREDDKKALIKMLNDNNEHHLSVISIVGMGGVGKTTLAQWMYNNAELMEGFDRKAWVCVSENFNIVETTKNIVKQISTNTQDLDSFNSIQDALKKGLSKKKFFIVLDDVWSNDHHQWKDFLAPFQYGDKGSTILLTTRKEDVGSVVQTNCQPHYLIPLSEDYCWSVFAANASFPESNGSPILAGIGKKIAKKFDGLPLAAETLGCLCRRHDAKEWEKILRSDIWGFSTNDSKIVPALLISYFHLAAHLKRCFVYCALFPKDYHFKKDELILLWMAEDLLRLPKRGESLEEVGCKCFKELVSRLFFKKLQDNNEYFVMHDLLHDLAIFLAGDFYCRIEELGEQEEKKVLTRHFSYFPPGRLDHPISKVFNSNEKLESFRTSLYIDDLFSMESVASKFICLRVLSFRKLDVLPDSIGESIHLRYLNLSWTDINRLPESLCNLYNLQTLILYGCTKLTMLPINMHNLVNLRHLDLRKTSLGEMPGGISKMKHLHTLSSFVVGKHEDNGIKELGGLSNLHGSLEIKKLENIVDVKEAENARMTKKNLINELYLEWSSGDDMVPDTRAERDILDNLQPHNSLEKLAIKGYKGTIFPDWLGHCSYNNMTSVSLESCNNCCMLPSLGQLPSLKALCIQGFGQLKCVDMEFYKGIGDPSFHIAPPFPLLESLEFYNMPCWEEWHLPDSKAFPQLKRLEIIDCPMLKGDMLHQVFMRIVSSSSDALKVRKLFINKYEAGWIPGLSLNGDTLSITGSESVVESAINEMMSIKHLPSLQEVEIIGCSFAVSWPNNCLLPKSLQKLTIRRCSKVEFPQHKYDLVELLIRICDSQTSLSLDVFPNLKNLNIHDCRNLESVSMSEAPHAALQRLSIAYCHKLVSLAGEGLAAPNLTHLQIYGCWNLESVSMSEASHAALQRLSISHCSKLVSFAGEGLAAPNLTHLLVRDCPKLEALPRDMKSLLPSLQTLKVYGCPNIFRLLEGGLPPNLKELHVKIGEQQMRDLSWMGNLHALTHLDISSDYCNNIKSFPEVGSLPHLPSLTTLVIYGFHNLETLECNELLRLTSLQQLHIHWCPKLENMEGEKLPPSLLLLKIEDCDLLGKHCKNKHQLIWPKISHIPTIQVNGEQIS, from the exons ATGGCTGGAGTTGTTGTTGGTGGAGCTTTTCTGTCTGGCTTCATTAATGTTGTCCTGGACAGGCTTATTTCTGCTGATGCAGTCAACTTGGTTGTGGGTAAGAAGCTTAGCTCTGACTTGGTTGAGAGGCTGAGGAATGCTCTGACAGATACTGGAGCTCTTGTTGATGATGCAGAGCTCAAGCAACTTGATAACCATGATGTGAAGGAGTGGCTCAACTCTCTCCGAGATGCTCTTTACACTGCTGATGACTTGCTGGACCGCATCTGCACCAAAGCTGCAACTCAAAAGGGGGTACGCAGTTTCTTGCCTAGCTTCTTGAATTCTGAAGACAGGAAGATGGTGAATGAGATAGAAAGGGTGGTTAGAAGGATAGAAGATCTTGAGAACCGCAAAGGAAAGCTTGGGCTTGAAAAGATTTCCACTGCTAGCTTCTCATGGAAAACTCCATCCACTTCTCTCGTAAAAGGGAATGTGTCTGGTAGGGAGGATGACAAGAAGGCCTTAATCAAGATGCTGAATGACAACAATGAGCATCATCTGTCTGTGATCTCTATTGTTGGCATGGGTGGTGTTGGTAAAACTACTTTGGCTCAATGGATGTACAATAATGCAGAGTTGATGGAGGGATTTGATCGGAAAGCATGGGTTTGTGTTTCGGAAAACTTCAATATTGTTGAGACCACAAAGAATATAGTAAAGCAGATCTCTACAAATACTCAGGATCTTGATagcttcaattcaattcaagatgCTTTGAAGAAAGGATTGTCCAAAAAGAAGTTCTTTATTGTTTTGGATGATGTTTGGAGTAATGATCATCATCAATGGAAGGATTTTCTTGCCCCTTTTCAATACGGGGATAAGGGAAGTACTATTCTTCTGACTACTCGCAAGGAAGATGTTGGTTCAGTTGTCCAAACAAATTGTCAGCCTCACTATCTCATTCCACTATCAGAAGACTATTGTTGGTCAGTGTTTGCAGCCAATGCTTCTTTTCCGGAATCAAATGGGAGCCCAATACTAGCAGGAATAGGCAAAAAGATTGCCAAGAAGTTCGACGGTTTGCCATTAGCAGCAGAAACACTTGGTTGCTTGTGCAGAAGGCATGATGCTAAGGAATGGGAAAAGATCTTAAGGAGTGATATTTGGGGATTTTCTACAAATGACAGTAAGATTGTTCCAGCATTGTTAATTAGTTACTTTCACCTTGCTGCACATTTGAAGCGTTGTTTTGTTTATTGTGCACTGTTTCCGAAAGATTATCACTTTAAGAAAGATGAACTAATTTTGTTGTGGATGGCCGAAGATCTTTTAAGATTAccaaagagaggagagagcttgGAAGAGGTTGGTTGCAAGTGTTTTAAAGAATTAGTTTCAAGGTTATTCTTTAAAAAGCTTCAAGACAATAACGAGTATTTTGTGATGCATGATCTCTTGCATGACTTGGCAATATTCCTTGCTGGAGATTTCTATTGTAGAATAGAAGAACTTGgtgaacaagaagaaaagaaggttcTCACTCGCCATTTCTCATATTTCCCACCTGGAAG GTTAGATCATCCAATCTCAAAAGTCTTTAACTCCAATGAGAAGTTGGAATCTTTCAGGACATCATTGTATATCGATGATTTGTTCAGCATGGAAAGTGTAGCATCTAAGTTTATATGCTTGAGAGTTTTGTCCTTTCGTAAACTTGATGTATTACCTGATTCAATAGGTGAATCGATACATCTACGATATTTGAATCTCTCTTGGACTGACATCAACAGGTTGCCAGAATCATTGTGCAACTTGTATAATCTACAAACATTAATCTTGTATGGATGTACTAAGTTGACCATGTTGCCCATTAACATGCACAATCTTGTGAATTTACGGCATCTTGATCTTAGGAAAACTTCTTTGGGAGAAATGCCCGGAGGAATAAGCAAAATGAAACACTTGCATACCTTAAGTTCCTTTGTGGTGGGCAAGCATGAAGATAATGGAATTAAGGAATTAGGCGGGCTCTCAAATCTTCACGGATCACTTGAGATTAAGAAGTTGGAGAATATTGTTGATGTGAAAGAAGCAGAGAATGCAAGGATGACAAAAAAGAATCTCATCAACGAATTATACTTGGAGTGGTCTTCAGGTGATGATATGGTTCCGGACACAAGAGCCGAAAGAGATATACTTGACAACTTGCAACCTCACAACAGCTTGGAAAAGTTGGCCATCAAGGGATATAAGGGTACAATATTTCCAGATTGGTTGGGGCACTGTTCTTACAACAATATGACAAGTGTATCTCTAGAGTCTTGCAACAATTGCTGCATGCTGCCTTCACTTGGACAGTTGCCATCTCTTAAGGCCCTGTGCATTCAAGGTTTTGGTCAGCTGAAGTGTGTTGACATGGAGTTTTACAAGGGTATTGGTGACCCTTCTTTTCATATTGCTCCTCCTTTTCCCTTGTTGGAGAGTTTGGAATTTTATAACATGCCATGTTGGGAGGAGTGGCACTTACCTGACTCAAAAGCTTTTCCTCAGCTTAAGAGACTTGAAATAATAGATTGTCCAATGTTAAAGGGAGATATGCTTCATCAGGTATTCATGAGAATCGTTTCTTCTTCATCGGATGCTTTGAAAGTTCGCAAGTTATTTATAAACAAATATGAAGCAGGATGGATTCCAGGTTTGTCACTTAATGGGGATACATTATCAATTACGGGAAGTGAATCCGTGGTGGAGTCTGCAATTAACGAAATGATGAGCATTAAGCATCTACCCTCCCTCCAAGAAGTAGAAATCATCGGGTGTTCGTTTGCCGTGTCCTGGCCGAACAATTGTTTACTACCCAAATCTTTGCAAAAGCTCACAATCAGGCGGTGCAGCAAAGTGGAATTCCCGCAGCACAAGTATGATTTGGTAGAGCTACTAATACGCATCTGTGATTCACAGACCTCCTTGTCGTTGGATGTCTTTCCCAATCTCAAGAATCTCAATATACATGATTGTAGGAATCTGGAATCAGTGTCAATGTCAGAGGCACCACACGCTGCTCTTCAACGTCTCTCCATTGCTTACTGCCATAAATTAGTGTCATTAGCAGGAGAAGGACTGGCTGCACCCAACTTGACTCATCTCCAGATATATGGTTGCTGGAATCTGGAATCGGTGTCAATGTCAGAGGCATCACACGCTGCTCTTCAAcgtctctccatctctcattgCTCCAAATTAGTGTCATTTGCAGGAGAAGGACTGGCTGCACCCAACTTGACTCATCTTCTAGTCAGAGATTGCCCAAAGTTGGAGGCATTACCACGTGACATGAAGAGTCTACTCCCAAGTTTACAGACTCTCAAGGTATATGGTTGCCCAAACATTTTCAGGTTGCTAGAGGGTGGTTTGCCGCCTAACTTGAAAGAGCTTCATGTGAAAATTGGCGAGCAACAAATGAGGGATCTATCATGGATGGGCAACTTGCACGCCCTCACTCATCTTGACATTTCTAGTGATTACTGCAACAACATAAAGTCATTCCCAGAGGTGGGTTCGCTGCCTCACCTTCCCTCCCTTACCACTCTTGTGATATACGGGTTCCATAATCTGGAGACATTGGAGTGCAACGAGCTTCTCCGCCTCACCTCCCTTCAACAACTACACATTCATTGGTGTCCAAAGCTGGAGAATATGGAAGGAGAAAAGCTGCCTCCCTCTCTCTTGCTACTCAAAATTGAAGACTGTGATTTGCTGGGAAAACACTGCAAGAACAAGCATCAACTAATCTGGCCCAAAATTTCCCACATCCCCACCATTCAAGTCAATGGAGAACAAATTTCCTGA
- the LOC110277731 gene encoding putative disease resistance protein At3g14460 isoform X1 produces MAGALVGGAFLSGFINVVFDRLLTMDTANRVLGKKLGPGLVERLKISLYAAEAVLDDAEYKQLGNERVRDWLNSLRDAVYDADDFLDALLTKAATQKEVRSVLPSFFLNRHRKMVDNMEGVVARIEFLVKQKDILGLQKTTKDNNLSSSSSSSSWRETTCLMEGKIYGREDDQQALIKIINDNSESQLSVIPIVGMGGVGKTTLAKWVYNTIEGFDLKAWVCISETFDVVEITRKTIEEITKTTCTLGSLNLLQNELLEILSGKKFFVVLDDVWSDDADNWKKFKTPFHCGGNGSMILLTTRIKEVASVVQTCSSYFLNELSEDSCWLLFAENACFPESNGNPTLEEIGRQIVKKCKGLPLAVETLGRLLQGKRDAKEWNAVLSSDIWEFPTKNSKIIPALLISYFQLPPYLKRCFVYCSLFPKDHYFKKNELVLLWMAEDLLRLPKRGESLEEVGSQCFEELASRLFFKPASYERYVMHDLLHDLAIFLAGDFYCRIEELGEQEETKVLTRHFSYFPHGRLDHPISKVFNSNEKLESFRTSLYIDDLFSMESVASKFICLRVLSFRKLDVLPDSIGESIHLRYLNLSWTDINRLPESLCNLYNLQTLILYGCTKLTMLPINMHNLVNLRHLDLRKTSLGEMPGGISKMKHLHTLSSFVVGKHEDNGIKELGGLSNLHGSLEIKKLENIVDVKEAENARMTKKNLINELYLEWSSGDDMVPDTRAERDILDNLQPHNSLEKLAIKGYKGTIFPDWLGHCSYNNMTSVSLESCNNCCMLPSLGQLPSLKALCIQGFGQLKCVDMEFYKGIGDPSFHIAPPFPLLESLEFYNMPCWEEWHLPDSKAFPQLKRLEIIDCPMLKGDMLHQVFMRIVSSSSDALKVRKLFINKYEAGWIPGLSLNGDTLSITGSESVVESAINEMMSIKHLPSLQEVEIIGCSFAVSWPNNCLLPKSLQKLTIRRCSKVEFPQHKYDLVELLIRICDSQTSLSLDVFPNLKNLNIHDCRNLESVSMSEAPHAALQRLSIAYCHKLVSLAGEGLAAPNLTHLQIYGCWNLESVSMSEASHAALQRLSISHCSKLVSFAGEGLAAPNLTHLLVRDCPKLEALPRDMKSLLPSLQTLKVYGCPNIFRLLEGGLPPNLKELHVKIGEQQMRDLSWMGNLHALTHLDISSDYCNNIKSFPEVGSLPHLPSLTTLVIYGFHNLETLECNELLRLTSLQQLHIHWCPKLENMEGEKLPPSLLLLKIEDCDLLGKHCKNKHQLIWPKISHIPTIQVNGEQIS; encoded by the exons ATGGCTGGTGCACTTGTTGGTGGAGCTTTCCTTTCTGGCTTCATTAACGTTGTCTTTGACAGGTTGCTCACAATGGATACAGCCAACAGGGTCTTGGGCAAGAAACTTGGTCCTGGCTTGGTTGAGAGGCTGAAAATTTCTCTGTATGCTGCTGAAGCTGTGCTTGATGATGCTGAGTACAAGCAACTGGGCAACGAACGTGTGAGGGATTGGCTCAACAGTCTGAGAGATGCTGTTTATGATGCTGATGACTTTCTGGACGCTCTACTCACCAAAGCCGCCACTCAAAAGGAGGTACGTTCTGTGTTGCCTAGTTTCTTCCTCAACCGACATAGGAAGATGGTAGATAACATGGAAGGGGTGGTTGCAAGAATAGAATTTCTTGTAAAGCAAAAAGATATCCTTGGTCTTCAAAAGACTACCAAGGATAATAacttgtcatcatcatcatcatcatcatcatggcgAGAAACCACATGTCTGATGGAAGGGAAGATATATGGCAGGGAGGATGATCAACAAGctttaatcaaaataataaatgacaACAGTGAATCTCAGTTATCTGTGATTCCTATTGTTGGCATGGGTGGGGTTGGTAAAACAAC TTTAGCAAAATGGGTGTACAATACCATAGAGGGATTTGATTTGAAAGCATGGGTTTGCATCTCTGAAACATTTGATGTTGTTGAGATTACAAGGAAAACCATTGAGGAAATTACTAAAACTACTTGTACCCTTGGGAGTTTGAATTTGCTTCAGAATGAATTGCTGGAGATCTTGTCGGGGAAGAAGTTCTTTGTTGTTCTAGACGATGTCTGGAGCGATGATGCTGATAACTGGAAGAAGTTTAAAACTCCTTTTCACTGTGGGGGTAATGGTAGTATGATTCTTCTAACAACTCGCATTAAAGAGGTTGCTTCAGTTGTTCAGACATGTTCCTCTTACTTTCTTAATGAGCTGTCCGAAGATTCTTGTTGGTTACTCTTTGCAGAGAATGCATGTTTTCCGGAGTCAAACGGTAATCCAACATTAGAGGAAATCGGTAGACAGATTGTCAAGAAGTGTAAAGGGTTGCCATTAGCTGTTGAAACACTTGGGCGCTTGTTGCAAGGAAAGCGTGATGCTAAAGAATGGAATGCTGTTTTAAGCAGTGACATCTGGGAATTTCCTacgaaaaatagtaaaattattCCAGCATTGTTAATAAGCTACTTCCAGCTACCTCCTTACTTGAAGCGTTGTTTCGTTTATTGTTCATTGTTTCCCAAGGATCATTACTTTAAGAAAAATGAACTAGTTTTGCTGTGGATGGCTGAAGATCTTTTAAGGCTAccaaagagaggagagagtttAGAAGAGGTTGGTTCTCAGTGTTTTGAAGAATTAGCTTCAAGGTTATTTTTTAAACCAGCTTCTTATGAGAGGTACGTGATGCATGATCTCTTGCATGACTTGGCAATATTCCTTGCTGGAGATTTCTATTGTAGAATAGAAGAACTTGGTGAACAAGAAGAAACGAAGGTTCTCACTCGCCATTTCTCATATTTCCCACATGGAAGGTTAGATCATCCAATCTCAAAAGTCTTTAACTCCAATGAGAAGTTGGAATCTTTCAGGACATCATTGTATATCGATGATTTGTTCAGCATGGAAAGTGTAGCATCTAAGTTTATATGCTTGAGAGTTTTGTCCTTTCGTAAACTTGATGTATTACCTGATTCAATAGGTGAATCGATACATCTACGATATTTGAATCTCTCTTGGACTGACATCAACAGGTTGCCAGAATCATTGTGCAACTTGTATAATCTACAAACATTAATCTTGTATGGATGTACTAAGTTGACCATGTTGCCCATTAACATGCACAATCTTGTGAATTTACGGCATCTTGATCTTAGGAAAACTTCTTTGGGAGAAATGCCCGGAGGAATAAGCAAAATGAAACACTTGCATACCTTAAGTTCCTTTGTGGTGGGCAAGCATGAAGATAATGGAATTAAGGAATTAGGCGGGCTCTCAAATCTTCACGGATCACTTGAGATTAAGAAGTTGGAGAATATTGTTGATGTGAAAGAAGCAGAGAATGCAAGGATGACAAAAAAGAATCTCATCAACGAATTATACTTGGAGTGGTCTTCAGGTGATGATATGGTTCCGGACACAAGAGCCGAAAGAGATATACTTGACAACTTGCAACCTCACAACAGCTTGGAAAAGTTGGCCATCAAGGGATATAAGGGTACAATATTTCCAGATTGGTTGGGGCACTGTTCTTACAACAATATGACAAGTGTATCTCTAGAGTCTTGCAACAATTGCTGCATGCTGCCTTCACTTGGACAGTTGCCATCTCTTAAGGCCCTGTGCATTCAAGGTTTTGGTCAGCTGAAGTGTGTTGACATGGAGTTTTACAAGGGTATTGGTGACCCTTCTTTTCATATTGCTCCTCCTTTTCCCTTGTTGGAGAGTTTGGAATTTTATAACATGCCATGTTGGGAGGAGTGGCACTTACCTGACTCAAAAGCTTTTCCTCAGCTTAAGAGACTTGAAATAATAGATTGTCCAATGTTAAAGGGAGATATGCTTCATCAGGTATTCATGAGAATCGTTTCTTCTTCATCGGATGCTTTGAAAGTTCGCAAGTTATTTATAAACAAATATGAAGCAGGATGGATTCCAGGTTTGTCACTTAATGGGGATACATTATCAATTACGGGAAGTGAATCCGTGGTGGAGTCTGCAATTAACGAAATGATGAGCATTAAGCATCTACCCTCCCTCCAAGAAGTAGAAATCATCGGGTGTTCGTTTGCCGTGTCCTGGCCGAACAATTGTTTACTACCCAAATCTTTGCAAAAGCTCACAATCAGGCGGTGCAGCAAAGTGGAATTCCCGCAGCACAAGTATGATTTGGTAGAGCTACTAATACGCATCTGTGATTCACAGACCTCCTTGTCGTTGGATGTCTTTCCCAATCTCAAGAATCTCAATATACATGATTGTAGGAATCTGGAATCAGTGTCAATGTCAGAGGCACCACACGCTGCTCTTCAACGTCTCTCCATTGCTTACTGCCATAAATTAGTGTCATTAGCAGGAGAAGGACTGGCTGCACCCAACTTGACTCATCTCCAGATATATGGTTGCTGGAATCTGGAATCGGTGTCAATGTCAGAGGCATCACACGCTGCTCTTCAAcgtctctccatctctcattgCTCCAAATTAGTGTCATTTGCAGGAGAAGGACTGGCTGCACCCAACTTGACTCATCTTCTAGTCAGAGATTGCCCAAAGTTGGAGGCATTACCACGTGACATGAAGAGTCTACTCCCAAGTTTACAGACTCTCAAGGTATATGGTTGCCCAAACATTTTCAGGTTGCTAGAGGGTGGTTTGCCGCCTAACTTGAAAGAGCTTCATGTGAAAATTGGCGAGCAACAAATGAGGGATCTATCATGGATGGGCAACTTGCACGCCCTCACTCATCTTGACATTTCTAGTGATTACTGCAACAACATAAAGTCATTCCCAGAGGTGGGTTCGCTGCCTCACCTTCCCTCCCTTACCACTCTTGTGATATACGGGTTCCATAATCTGGAGACATTGGAGTGCAACGAGCTTCTCCGCCTCACCTCCCTTCAACAACTACACATTCATTGGTGTCCAAAGCTGGAGAATATGGAAGGAGAAAAGCTGCCTCCCTCTCTCTTGCTACTCAAAATTGAAGACTGTGATTTGCTGGGAAAACACTGCAAGAACAAGCATCAACTAATCTGGCCCAAAATTTCCCACATCCCCACCATTCAAGTCAATGGAGAACAAATTTCCTGA